A window of the Microvirga terrae genome harbors these coding sequences:
- a CDS encoding calcium-binding protein, producing MATIGGGASSDSLHGTSGADVIFGHGGDDLILGGGDSDAISGGDGADVLFGGSGDDWISGGTDDDVLFGGVGADVLQGDAGSDILLGGNSDDILLGGAGDDYLRGGNGNDILRGGDGSDVLEGGSGDDILQGGAGDDILRGGSGNEILDGGAGDDILHGGAGGDTFVFSGGGGNDVVLDFKAGQDILQISKGINGTDIASADDLASRVHQVGSNTIVDLGNGDTITLVNVNADDINSNPSDYFSVH from the coding sequence ATGGCGACTATTGGTGGTGGAGCCTCAAGCGATTCCTTGCATGGCACCTCCGGTGCAGACGTGATCTTCGGACATGGCGGCGATGACTTGATCCTCGGCGGTGGCGACAGTGACGCCATCTCCGGCGGCGACGGAGCCGATGTTCTCTTCGGCGGATCTGGAGACGATTGGATCTCTGGTGGCACCGATGATGACGTTCTGTTTGGCGGCGTTGGGGCTGATGTGCTTCAAGGCGATGCCGGAAGCGACATCCTGTTAGGCGGCAACAGCGACGATATTCTGCTCGGCGGCGCCGGAGACGATTATCTTCGGGGCGGCAACGGCAACGATATCCTGCGTGGCGGCGACGGGAGCGATGTTCTCGAAGGCGGCTCAGGCGACGACATCCTCCAGGGCGGCGCTGGTGACGACATTCTGCGCGGCGGATCCGGGAATGAGATCTTGGATGGCGGCGCTGGCGACGACATTCTCCACGGTGGCGCTGGCGGCGATACATTCGTCTTCAGTGGCGGCGGCGGCAATGATGTCGTTCTCGACTTCAAAGCCGGTCAGGACATCCTGCAGATCTCCAAAGGGATCAACGGAACAGACATTGCATCGGCAGACGATCTTGCCAGCCGTGTTCACCAGGTCGGCAGCAATACGATTGTCGATCTCGGAAATGGCGATACGATCACTCTCGTGAACGTGAATGCCGACGACATCAACAGCAACCCGAGCGATTATTTCTCGGTTCACTAA
- a CDS encoding HlyD family type I secretion periplasmic adaptor subunit, with product MKKRSQTMEQTTSRPATYMAVDIEPAKDRFRGRDPGEPSYRGPVIAGLATIFLGLGGLTTWAFSAHLDSAAIAAATVVVDSKRKTISHLEGGILKTLLAREGEIVQAGQPLLRLDDTRAKAELEQLRSRRIGLEARLVRLRAEQSGLDDLTFPENLLQAGGPTAEEILKAERKFFKARREMFDRRVDIQRKTIEQQVAEIQAVKSQTDANTRQSELLDRELRAIASLVEKGYAPRPRLTEMQTRESQLQGDAGELASRRAKAEQARAAAELEILSLGNDFQQQVASDIQTAQLELADTVGRIDAATDILRRVEIVSPERGIVTNIRSHTLGSVIGAGQPILDIVPENEPLIVEAKIGLRDVDSVRVGAPVQIRLTAYNSRSTPPLAGKLTYLSADQQMDERNNYAYFVARAEIEPGSLKANSKTTLYPGMPAEVLIINKPRRAIDYLLAPITESFDRAFREE from the coding sequence ATGAAAAAGCGTTCGCAAACTATGGAGCAGACGACATCGCGCCCCGCGACATACATGGCCGTGGATATTGAACCGGCGAAAGACCGCTTCCGGGGTCGCGATCCTGGCGAGCCCTCCTATCGTGGACCGGTGATCGCAGGCTTGGCGACCATCTTCCTTGGTCTCGGCGGCCTCACCACCTGGGCCTTCTCAGCCCATCTCGACAGTGCTGCGATTGCGGCGGCCACTGTCGTCGTCGATTCCAAGCGCAAGACCATCAGCCATCTCGAAGGCGGGATTCTCAAAACGCTGCTTGCCCGCGAGGGAGAGATCGTGCAGGCCGGGCAGCCGCTCCTTCGTCTCGACGATACGCGGGCAAAGGCCGAGTTAGAGCAATTGCGCTCCAGGCGGATCGGCCTTGAGGCTCGGCTTGTGCGCCTTCGGGCCGAGCAGTCCGGGTTGGATGATCTCACCTTTCCCGAGAACCTGCTCCAAGCCGGAGGGCCGACGGCAGAGGAGATCCTGAAGGCTGAGCGGAAATTCTTCAAGGCCAGGCGTGAGATGTTCGATCGCCGCGTCGACATCCAGCGCAAGACTATCGAGCAGCAGGTGGCGGAAATCCAGGCCGTGAAGTCTCAGACCGACGCGAATACTCGACAATCGGAACTGCTCGACCGGGAGCTCAGGGCCATCGCAAGCCTCGTCGAGAAGGGCTATGCGCCGCGTCCGCGCCTTACGGAAATGCAGACGCGAGAAAGTCAGCTCCAGGGCGATGCCGGCGAACTGGCGTCCCGTAGGGCGAAGGCCGAACAAGCCAGGGCGGCGGCGGAACTGGAGATCCTTTCCCTCGGCAACGACTTTCAGCAGCAGGTCGCTTCGGACATCCAGACCGCGCAGCTCGAATTGGCTGATACAGTTGGACGAATAGACGCTGCCACCGATATTTTACGGCGTGTCGAGATCGTCTCCCCTGAGAGAGGCATCGTGACGAATATCCGCTCCCATACCCTGGGCAGCGTTATCGGCGCTGGGCAGCCCATCCTCGACATCGTTCCGGAAAATGAGCCATTGATCGTCGAGGCGAAAATCGGCCTACGTGATGTCGATTCTGTCCGCGTCGGCGCACCGGTTCAAATCCGGCTGACCGCCTATAACAGCCGCAGCACTCCGCCCCTCGCGGGAAAACTGACTTATCTTTCAGCCGACCAGCAGATGGACGAACGCAACAACTACGCCTACTTCGTCGCACGCGCTGAAATCGAACCGGGAAGTCTCAAGGCGAACTCTAAGACGACTCTCTACCCCGGGATGCCGGCCGAGGTTCTGATTATCAACAAGCCGAGACGCGCCATCGATTACCTGTTGGCCCCGATCACGGAGAGCTTCGACCGGGCCTTCCGGGAAGAGTAA
- a CDS encoding type I secretion system permease/ATPase, whose amino-acid sequence MTKMAHPEAADTLHQGRRAFASGIAYAGALSAIINVLQLTVPLFMLQVHDRVVNSQSTDTLVMLIVVSVIGLAIYCILDYVRALTYQVMASKLIRKLNLPVLEAAISASVTKGISKSSQAIRDLNDIRSFIVGNAISVPLEAFWAPIFLAVLFALHWLYGLVALTSAVIIISLSLLSDFLTRRAMKRANESSMQNISEIGGTLRHAEAVEAMGMLPALSERWRQSQLHTQDLLDVVTRRSRAMASFTRTCRYVMQIAVLSVGAILVIQQEVSPGSMVASSIIMGRMLLPFDSMVDGWRQWVLAISAWKNVKELLEHRAPKRESKPTPRTQGELTVDRLVYAPPGSDVPVLKGLSFSLSPGEVLGIVGPSAAGKSTLARTLIGVIKPTSGGVYLDGNNVYLWERSSFGDMVGYLPQSVSLLDGTIRDNIARMREADPRMVLEAARLADVHEMIGRLPLGYDTVLGDGGHALSGGQRQRIGLARAVYGRPRLVVLDEPNSNLDTDGERALLRTIEALRADGSIIILIAHRPSVMQAADKLMVLQEGRISQFGPRTSVVSAITPGEKPIAAVKGSA is encoded by the coding sequence ATGACGAAAATGGCCCATCCAGAAGCCGCCGATACCCTCCACCAAGGGCGCAGAGCATTTGCAAGCGGCATCGCCTATGCGGGCGCCCTGAGTGCGATCATCAACGTGCTTCAGCTGACGGTTCCTCTGTTCATGCTGCAAGTCCATGACCGTGTCGTGAACAGTCAAAGCACGGACACGCTGGTCATGCTGATTGTCGTTTCCGTCATAGGCCTAGCCATCTACTGCATCCTCGATTATGTGCGTGCCCTCACCTATCAGGTCATGGCGAGCAAGCTGATCAGAAAGCTGAACCTTCCCGTCCTGGAGGCCGCCATATCTGCGTCCGTGACGAAGGGCATCTCCAAGTCCAGTCAAGCGATCCGTGACCTCAACGACATCCGGTCATTCATCGTTGGGAACGCCATCAGTGTCCCGCTGGAGGCATTTTGGGCGCCAATCTTCCTTGCCGTCCTGTTTGCTCTCCATTGGCTTTATGGCCTGGTGGCATTGACTTCGGCGGTTATCATCATCTCTCTCAGCCTTTTGTCCGATTTCCTGACGCGCAGAGCCATGAAGCGCGCCAATGAGTCCTCCATGCAGAACATCAGTGAAATCGGCGGCACCCTCCGTCATGCCGAGGCGGTCGAAGCCATGGGAATGCTTCCAGCCCTCTCGGAGCGTTGGCGGCAATCCCAATTGCACACGCAGGACCTTCTCGATGTGGTGACACGCCGGAGCCGCGCCATGGCATCGTTCACTCGGACCTGCCGCTATGTCATGCAGATCGCGGTTCTATCGGTCGGCGCAATCCTGGTCATCCAACAGGAAGTCAGCCCAGGGTCGATGGTGGCCTCAAGCATTATCATGGGTCGCATGCTTCTGCCCTTCGACTCGATGGTCGATGGCTGGCGGCAATGGGTGCTTGCCATTTCAGCCTGGAAGAATGTGAAAGAGCTTCTCGAGCATCGAGCCCCTAAGCGAGAATCCAAGCCGACGCCGCGCACCCAAGGCGAACTCACGGTCGACCGACTGGTCTATGCCCCTCCCGGTTCCGATGTACCTGTGCTCAAGGGGCTCTCGTTCAGCCTGTCGCCGGGCGAGGTGCTCGGTATCGTCGGTCCCTCGGCAGCTGGCAAGTCCACGCTTGCCCGCACGCTCATCGGGGTGATCAAGCCGACATCCGGCGGCGTCTATCTCGACGGCAACAACGTTTATCTCTGGGAACGTAGTTCATTCGGCGACATGGTAGGTTATTTGCCACAGAGCGTGTCGCTTCTTGACGGGACGATCCGGGACAACATCGCCCGGATGCGGGAAGCCGACCCCCGTATGGTGCTGGAAGCCGCCCGCCTCGCGGACGTTCATGAAATGATCGGCCGCCTACCTCTCGGGTACGATACCGTATTGGGGGATGGCGGCCATGCCCTCTCCGGCGGCCAGCGTCAGCGGATCGGGCTGGCGCGGGCAGTGTACGGCAGGCCGCGCTTGGTCGTCCTCGACGAACCAAACTCCAATCTCGACACCGACGGCGAACGCGCTCTCTTGCGGACCATCGAGGCCCTACGCGCGGATGGGTCGATCATCATCCTGATCGCACACCGGCCCTCCGTCATGCAGGCCGCCGACAAGCTCATGGTTCTGCAGGAGGGCAGGATCAGCCAATTCGGCCCACGAACTTCGGTCGTCAGCGCAATCACTCCCGGCGAGAAGCCGATTGCCGCAGTGAAAGGAAGCGCATGA
- a CDS encoding winged helix DNA-binding protein → MSRTEGPQAPQAEPTGITHIEIVRVIERLHRRSLDLVRADLIEAGIDDLSPSQVMMLFTIGSNELSVRDLIERGYYLGSNASYSLKRLVEAEYVIRTASERDRRSARIRLSEKGRALCDLIRRNDKAYQQLVARNEAEMRDLETTFRTLKRIEQTWSNAVRYRDMGSDD, encoded by the coding sequence GTGAGCCGCACGGAAGGTCCTCAGGCTCCTCAGGCAGAGCCAACGGGTATCACCCATATCGAGATCGTGAGGGTCATCGAGAGATTGCATAGGCGTTCGCTCGACCTCGTGCGTGCCGATCTGATCGAAGCCGGCATCGACGACCTGAGTCCGTCCCAGGTGATGATGCTGTTCACCATCGGATCGAACGAGTTGTCGGTTCGCGACTTGATCGAGCGTGGCTATTATCTTGGTTCGAACGCGTCCTACAGTCTGAAGCGGCTCGTCGAAGCCGAATACGTCATTCGCACAGCATCGGAGCGGGATCGCCGGTCCGCTCGCATCCGCTTGTCGGAAAAAGGGCGAGCATTGTGCGATCTGATCAGGCGGAACGACAAAGCCTATCAGCAGCTTGTGGCGCGCAACGAGGCGGAGATGCGTGATCTGGAAACCACATTCAGGACGCTGAAACGCATCGAGCAGACATGGAGCAACGCGGTTCGTTATCGCGATATGGGCTCGGATGACTGA
- a CDS encoding GntR family transcriptional regulator — translation MSVADLIARDVRAGTFAPGSWLKQIDLEHRYRCGRSDIRRALDYLAQKRLVQHVPNRGYHVVLPDSDQTAHILELRIILETAAVDSIVANATPDAIMRIDAQACRFDEMILNGTILDQYEANLAFHRDLLSLCSNPELFSLVTDLRSRTSSALAGQWSTRARVEQSSREHHEMIKALEARDVQQLKDIITRHILQPKDR, via the coding sequence ATGAGCGTGGCCGACCTGATCGCGCGCGATGTCCGAGCTGGCACCTTCGCCCCCGGGTCGTGGCTGAAGCAGATCGATCTGGAACACCGTTACAGATGCGGGCGATCCGATATTCGGCGTGCTCTCGATTATCTTGCTCAGAAGCGATTGGTGCAGCACGTCCCCAATCGCGGGTACCATGTTGTTCTACCGGACAGCGACCAGACCGCCCATATTCTCGAGCTCCGCATAATTCTTGAAACGGCCGCTGTCGACAGTATCGTGGCCAACGCGACCCCTGATGCCATCATGCGGATCGATGCGCAGGCGTGTAGATTCGACGAAATGATCCTGAACGGAACAATCCTGGATCAATATGAAGCAAATCTTGCTTTTCATCGCGACTTGCTCAGCCTGTGCTCCAACCCCGAGCTATTCAGTCTCGTAACTGACCTCCGCAGCCGGACGTCCTCGGCCTTGGCTGGGCAATGGAGCACGCGGGCACGCGTTGAGCAATCAAGTCGAGAGCATCATGAAATGATCAAAGCGCTCGAAGCACGGGATGTGCAGCAGCTCAAAGACATCATCACGCGGCATATCCTCCAGCCGAAGGACCGATGA
- a CDS encoding M20 family metallopeptidase, translated as MPGKNVSEVWDLIEAKRDTFFELSDRIWDMPELNFEERRSCAEHIAVLEQQGFRTTRNIAGIPTAVMGEAGEGGPVIAILGEYDALPGLSQVAGLAEQKPVSEGGNGHGCGHNLLGSGSLMAATAVKDYLEANGLKGRIRYYGCPAEEGGSAKGFMVRAGVFDDVDIAISWHPAPFAGVNNPISLACNEINFHFSGRASHAAASPHLGRSALDAVELMNVGVNYMREHMPSTARIHYAITDTGGSAPNVVQANATVRYLIRARELPEMQGLLRRVKKIAEGAALMTETTVCSEIVSGDANLVGNTPLEQLMHQNLERLGPPVFDEQDNAFAAEIQKTLTDEDIKSSFARFGLKPRMGAPLCDTIFPPGSGDGTLVGSTDVGTVSWVVPTVQMRGATYAIGTPGHSWQLVAQGKAPAAHKGMEHAAKVMAGTAVDLFLTPSLIAAAKADLRERLAGTPFVNPIPDDVNPPVGAMEAETSA; from the coding sequence GTGCCTGGCAAGAACGTCTCCGAGGTTTGGGACCTCATCGAAGCTAAACGAGATACCTTTTTCGAACTTAGCGATCGCATATGGGACATGCCCGAACTCAACTTTGAAGAGCGTCGTTCCTGTGCCGAGCACATCGCCGTTCTTGAACAGCAGGGATTTCGGACCACCCGGAACATCGCCGGTATCCCGACGGCCGTCATGGGCGAGGCGGGCGAAGGTGGGCCCGTCATCGCTATTCTGGGCGAGTATGATGCTCTGCCGGGCCTCAGCCAAGTCGCAGGCTTAGCGGAGCAGAAGCCCGTTAGTGAGGGCGGCAACGGACATGGGTGCGGGCACAACCTGCTCGGAAGTGGTTCGTTGATGGCTGCTACGGCTGTGAAGGATTATCTGGAGGCGAACGGCCTGAAGGGGCGCATTCGCTATTACGGCTGCCCGGCCGAGGAAGGTGGGTCCGCTAAGGGCTTCATGGTGCGGGCAGGAGTATTTGACGACGTTGACATCGCCATCTCCTGGCACCCGGCACCCTTTGCAGGTGTGAACAACCCGATTTCGCTGGCCTGCAACGAGATCAATTTTCACTTCAGCGGACGAGCCTCCCATGCGGCAGCGTCGCCACATCTCGGGCGAAGCGCACTTGATGCCGTGGAACTTATGAACGTTGGCGTGAACTACATGCGCGAGCATATGCCGAGCACGGCGCGCATCCATTATGCCATCACAGACACCGGAGGTTCGGCGCCGAACGTCGTGCAGGCCAACGCGACGGTGCGTTATCTGATTCGTGCCCGTGAACTGCCGGAGATGCAGGGATTGCTTCGCCGGGTGAAGAAGATTGCTGAAGGCGCGGCACTCATGACTGAGACGACGGTCTGCAGCGAGATCGTCAGCGGCGATGCTAATCTCGTCGGTAATACGCCGCTCGAGCAGCTGATGCACCAGAATCTGGAGCGTCTCGGGCCGCCCGTCTTCGACGAGCAGGACAATGCCTTCGCGGCCGAGATTCAAAAAACGCTGACCGATGAAGACATCAAATCCTCCTTTGCGCGCTTTGGACTAAAGCCCCGCATGGGAGCTCCTCTCTGCGACACGATCTTCCCACCCGGCAGCGGTGATGGAACGTTGGTAGGATCAACTGATGTTGGAACTGTCAGCTGGGTGGTTCCGACTGTTCAAATGCGCGGCGCCACTTACGCCATAGGGACGCCTGGCCACTCCTGGCAGCTCGTGGCGCAAGGAAAAGCGCCTGCGGCCCATAAGGGAATGGAACATGCGGCCAAGGTCATGGCCGGAACGGCGGTCGATCTCTTCCTCACCCCATCGCTGATCGCCGCGGCAAAGGCTGACCTGCGTGAGCGACTGGCTGGTACGCCCTTCGTGAACCCGATTCCGGATGACGTGAATCCGCCTGTCGGCGCAATGGAGGCTGAAACCTCGGCATGA
- a CDS encoding transporter substrate-binding domain-containing protein, translated as MKIIGKILAFALTGATIVLGTDAMAQDKTWTKVRIATEGAFAPWNFTKPDGSLDGFEIELYQDLCRRMKVECTIEAQSFDGIIPALNAGKFDAIMAGMSATAKREEVMAFTQPYGTTGQTFAVLKSSPLATMPLNGKIFSLATNEAGAAAAVEELKPILKGKTIGVQGSSIAANFLDKYLKGTAEIREYKTTEQHDLDLTAGRIDAIMASTAYLSGAAAKVGNEEMTLVGPRFQGGMLGRGSSVGLRKSDPELKSMFDKAITEAKADGTIEKLSMKYFGFDVTPR; from the coding sequence ATGAAGATCATCGGCAAGATTTTGGCGTTCGCGCTCACCGGCGCGACGATTGTCCTCGGGACAGATGCGATGGCGCAGGACAAGACCTGGACGAAGGTTCGGATCGCTACGGAGGGGGCCTTCGCGCCTTGGAATTTCACGAAGCCCGATGGATCGCTCGATGGGTTTGAGATCGAGCTTTACCAGGATCTGTGCAGGCGTATGAAAGTCGAATGCACGATCGAGGCCCAGTCCTTCGATGGCATCATTCCGGCGCTGAACGCCGGAAAGTTCGATGCTATCATGGCCGGCATGTCGGCGACCGCCAAACGCGAAGAGGTCATGGCCTTCACTCAGCCCTATGGCACCACCGGTCAGACCTTTGCCGTTCTCAAGTCGAGTCCACTTGCAACCATGCCCCTGAACGGCAAGATCTTTTCGTTGGCAACCAATGAGGCCGGTGCTGCCGCCGCGGTGGAAGAACTCAAGCCGATCCTGAAAGGCAAGACAATCGGCGTTCAGGGATCCTCGATTGCGGCGAATTTCCTCGATAAATACTTGAAGGGGACTGCCGAGATCCGGGAATACAAGACCACTGAGCAGCATGACCTCGACCTCACGGCCGGGCGCATCGATGCGATCATGGCGTCGACTGCGTATCTGTCCGGAGCTGCCGCCAAGGTCGGCAATGAGGAGATGACGCTTGTGGGGCCGCGGTTCCAGGGTGGCATGCTCGGGCGCGGCAGCTCGGTCGGCCTCCGCAAGAGTGATCCGGAGCTGAAGTCCATGTTTGACAAGGCCATTACCGAAGCGAAGGCGGATGGAACGATCGAAAAGCTCTCAATGAAGTATTTCGGCTTCGACGTCACGCCTCGTTGA
- a CDS encoding MarR family winged helix-turn-helix transcriptional regulator, whose protein sequence is MAKLQLEQFLPYRLNRLASAISQDFRSIYGPHYDLTIPEWRVLATLGQFDELSAKEIGRHSSMHKTKVSRAVRTLEERRWLKRRGSEEDRREEILTLTVDGQKAYRDIVPKAVAFERRVLDDLGTEAEPLLTVLERLEQIFRVR, encoded by the coding sequence ATGGCCAAACTTCAGCTCGAGCAGTTTCTGCCTTATCGCCTCAACCGCCTCGCTTCTGCGATTTCGCAGGATTTCCGCTCCATCTATGGCCCGCACTACGACCTAACGATCCCGGAATGGCGGGTGCTGGCCACGCTTGGGCAGTTCGACGAGCTCAGCGCCAAGGAGATCGGTCGACACTCGTCCATGCACAAGACGAAAGTGAGCCGGGCTGTCCGGACTCTGGAGGAGAGACGGTGGCTCAAGCGCCGCGGCAGTGAGGAGGACAGACGGGAGGAAATCCTGACCCTCACGGTTGATGGCCAGAAGGCTTATCGCGACATCGTCCCAAAGGCGGTGGCGTTCGAACGCCGCGTTCTGGACGATCTCGGAACGGAAGCCGAGCCGCTCCTGACCGTGTTGGAGCGGCTCGAGCAAATTTTCCGGGTGCGTTGA